A window of the Leptospirales bacterium genome harbors these coding sequences:
- a CDS encoding sodium-translocating pyrophosphatase, whose product MNNSEIRARRGRATLLLAIALAALCLPGALFAGEADLRLPDLASQAFLGLDGKSLLLLGMLVCAIGLAFGIVQFVQIRGLPVHQSMRDISELIYETCKTYLLTQGKFLLILEIFIGAIIVVYFGFLRGMSAQVVAIILACSVVGIAGSYGVAWFGIRINTYANSRAAFGSLGGKPFPTYAIPLKAGMSIGLLLISIELLLMLSILLFIPAEYTGPCFIGFAIGESLGASALRIAGGIFTKIADIGSDLMKIVFKIKEDDARNPGVIADCTGDNAGDSVGPTADGFETYGVTGVALISFILLAVPDASVQVLLLVWLFVMRIVMILASLLSYGISAAFARARYSQAEDMNFEKPLTALVWLTSLVSVALTFVVSWLLIPNIGGDPTLWWKLSLIITCGTLAGAVIPELVKAFTSTESQHVHEVVHSSREGGASLNILSGLTAGNFGGYWMGLTIVALMGVAYGVSTLGVSSIMMAAPVFAFGLVAFGFLGMGPVTIAVDSYGPVTDNAQSVYELSLIEHHKGVKEEVNREFGFTPNFERSKHFLEANDGAGNTFKATAKPVLIGTAVVGATTMIFSIIMILTQGLKPELVAKLSILHAPFLLGLIAGGAMIYWFTGASTQAVVTGAYRAVEFIKANIKLDGVVKASVADSKRVVEICTRYAQRGMWNIFLAVFFSTLAFAFVEEYFFIGYLISIALFGLFQAVFMANAGGAWDNAKKLVEVELKEKGTALHDATVVGDTVGDPFKDTSSVAMNPVIKFTTLFGLLAVELVLELIKADLIVAKLALAGLFFVVAVAFIWRSFYSMRIRSA is encoded by the coding sequence GGGCGACGCTACTTCTGGCGATTGCGCTGGCGGCGCTCTGCTTGCCTGGCGCTCTCTTTGCCGGCGAAGCGGATCTGCGCTTGCCTGACCTTGCGTCGCAAGCCTTCCTTGGGCTTGATGGCAAATCCTTGCTGCTCCTGGGGATGCTGGTTTGTGCCATTGGACTGGCCTTTGGCATTGTTCAGTTTGTACAGATCCGCGGGCTGCCCGTGCACCAGTCGATGCGCGACATCTCCGAACTGATTTACGAGACCTGTAAAACCTACCTGCTCACTCAAGGGAAGTTCCTGCTCATTCTGGAAATCTTCATTGGCGCAATCATTGTAGTCTATTTTGGGTTTTTGCGCGGCATGTCGGCGCAGGTTGTGGCGATCATCCTGGCCTGCAGCGTAGTTGGCATCGCCGGCAGCTACGGCGTGGCGTGGTTTGGCATTCGCATCAACACCTACGCCAATTCGCGCGCTGCTTTTGGCAGCCTGGGCGGCAAACCCTTCCCTACCTACGCCATACCATTGAAGGCCGGCATGTCCATTGGACTCTTGCTGATCTCCATTGAGTTGCTGCTGATGCTCAGCATTCTGCTATTCATTCCAGCCGAATACACCGGCCCCTGCTTCATTGGCTTTGCCATTGGCGAATCGCTGGGCGCCTCGGCGCTGCGTATTGCCGGCGGCATCTTCACCAAGATTGCCGATATCGGCTCCGACCTGATGAAGATTGTCTTCAAGATCAAAGAGGATGACGCCCGCAACCCCGGCGTCATTGCCGATTGCACCGGCGACAATGCTGGCGACTCCGTTGGTCCTACTGCCGACGGATTCGAAACCTATGGCGTAACCGGCGTTGCCTTGATCTCCTTCATTCTGCTGGCCGTGCCCGATGCATCGGTTCAGGTTCTGCTGCTGGTCTGGCTCTTTGTAATGCGCATCGTGATGATCCTGGCCAGTCTGCTGTCCTATGGCATCAGCGCCGCTTTTGCCAGAGCGCGCTACTCGCAGGCCGAAGACATGAATTTCGAGAAGCCGCTGACCGCTCTGGTCTGGCTGACCTCGCTGGTTTCCGTCGCCCTGACCTTTGTTGTTTCGTGGCTCTTGATTCCCAACATTGGCGGCGATCCCACGCTGTGGTGGAAGCTGTCCTTGATCATCACCTGCGGCACGCTGGCCGGCGCCGTGATCCCGGAACTGGTCAAGGCCTTCACTTCGACCGAGTCGCAACATGTACACGAAGTCGTTCACAGCTCGCGCGAGGGCGGCGCTTCGCTCAACATCCTCTCCGGACTGACTGCCGGCAATTTTGGCGGCTACTGGATGGGCCTGACTATCGTGGCGCTGATGGGCGTGGCCTACGGCGTCAGCACCCTGGGCGTCAGTTCGATCATGATGGCCGCGCCGGTCTTTGCCTTCGGTCTGGTCGCCTTTGGTTTTCTGGGCATGGGACCGGTGACCATTGCCGTCGACTCCTATGGACCGGTAACCGACAACGCCCAGTCGGTCTATGAGCTTTCGCTGATCGAACACCACAAGGGCGTCAAAGAAGAGGTGAATCGCGAGTTTGGATTCACGCCAAATTTTGAAAGATCAAAACACTTTCTGGAAGCCAATGACGGCGCCGGAAATACCTTCAAGGCGACAGCCAAGCCGGTGCTGATTGGCACGGCGGTGGTCGGCGCAACGACGATGATCTTTTCGATCATTATGATTCTGACCCAGGGCCTGAAGCCCGAACTAGTGGCAAAGCTCTCCATTCTGCATGCGCCCTTCCTGCTGGGACTGATCGCAGGCGGGGCCATGATCTACTGGTTTACCGGCGCATCAACCCAGGCCGTAGTTACCGGCGCCTACCGCGCCGTGGAGTTCATCAAGGCCAACATCAAGCTGGATGGAGTCGTGAAGGCTTCGGTGGCCGATTCCAAGCGCGTGGTCGAGATCTGTACGCGCTATGCACAACGCGGTATGTGGAACATCTTCCTGGCGGTATTCTTCAGCACCCTGGCCTTTGCCTTTGTCGAAGAGTACTTCTTCATCGGCTATTTGATCTCCATTGCTCTGTTTGGTCTGTTTCAGGCCGTGTTTATGGCTAACGCCGGCGGGGCCTGGGATAACGCCAAGAAGCTGGTGGAGGTCGAACTCAAGGAGAAGGGCACGGCGCTGCACGATGCCACCGTCGTCGGCGATACGGTTGGCGATCCTTTCAAGGATACCTCCTCGGTGGCGATGAACCCGGTGATCAAATTCACCACGCTCTTTGGCCTGCTGGCCGTGGAACTGGTGCTGGAGCTGATCAAAGCGGACCTGATCGTTGCCAAGCTGGCCCTGGCCGGTCTGTTCTTTGTTGTCGCCGTCGCCTTTATCTGGCGCTCCTTCTATAGTATGAGGATTCGCTCGGCATAA
- a CDS encoding DUF1963 domain-containing protein, which produces MNILRVARAFVADYPMSGSLRQSEREGDHRLAPQFLAANLHPSIEVVESKLGDAQDAPPGASLGKGSPQLPGEPHWQWPEDHYFLAQFNLARCKLGDVQQQLPAHGMLYLFFNPRAMSAAAYYFEGNSELLISTAAPPARGKPDGYARFFARRALISFDAGFRFGAWQDSAEIHAALPEDLLAAVSQILGIEAFDDRRYFNDPTKSVAGHMLGAPTLLSEDDADGQRIRRLMDRYVLLYNFSMADSYIHLWIEATRLAACDFSRIEVTSSIG; this is translated from the coding sequence ATGAATATCCTCCGAGTGGCGCGGGCTTTTGTCGCAGATTATCCCATGAGCGGCAGTCTGCGCCAGTCTGAGCGCGAGGGCGACCATCGACTGGCGCCGCAGTTTCTGGCGGCGAACTTGCATCCCAGCATTGAAGTCGTCGAAAGCAAGCTGGGCGATGCACAGGATGCGCCGCCCGGCGCCTCGCTTGGCAAGGGATCGCCGCAGTTGCCTGGCGAGCCGCACTGGCAGTGGCCGGAGGATCACTACTTTCTGGCGCAATTCAACCTGGCGCGCTGCAAGCTGGGCGATGTACAACAGCAGCTGCCGGCGCACGGCATGCTCTATCTGTTCTTCAACCCGCGGGCGATGAGCGCTGCGGCCTACTACTTCGAAGGCAACTCCGAGTTGCTGATTTCGACGGCGGCGCCGCCAGCGCGCGGCAAGCCGGATGGATATGCGCGCTTCTTTGCCCGGCGGGCCCTGATCAGCTTTGATGCCGGCTTTCGCTTTGGCGCCTGGCAGGATTCGGCCGAAATCCACGCCGCGCTGCCCGAGGATTTGCTGGCGGCGGTCAGTCAGATTCTGGGCATCGAGGCCTTTGACGACCGACGCTACTTCAACGATCCGACAAAGTCGGTCGCCGGCCATATGCTTGGCGCGCCGACGCTGCTTTCCGAGGACGATGCCGATGGCCAGCGCATCCGCCGGCTGATGGATCGCTATGTACTTCTTTATAATTTCAGCATGGCCGACAGCTACATCCATCTCTGGATCGAGGCGACGCGGCTTGCGGCCTGCGATTTTTCGCGCATCGAGGTTACCAGCTCGATTGGCTGA